A section of the Roseomonas marmotae genome encodes:
- a CDS encoding EI24 domain-containing protein, with amino-acid sequence MHAVFASLLLPFQQIGDPAFRWPLLKGIGGAVLAFAGLVWLADWGVASLVGGGGWLAAVAGLLGGLLVLISAIWLFVPVALAIAGIFLDEVAEAVEHRHYPGLPPAEGSSLHGQVWAGLMLGLKMLGVTILVLPVTILMPPLGTLAFWAIATVSLGYGLFDGVAQRRMSVEQSRILRRALRFPVLALGGVLAALSLVPIVNLMVPVLGTAAMTHLLHRASTTPRTRAPTKALKA; translated from the coding sequence ATGCACGCCGTTTTCGCCAGCCTGTTGCTGCCGTTCCAGCAGATCGGCGATCCCGCCTTTCGCTGGCCATTGCTGAAAGGCATCGGCGGCGCTGTGCTAGCCTTCGCGGGGCTGGTTTGGCTCGCGGATTGGGGTGTGGCCTCTCTGGTGGGCGGTGGCGGGTGGCTCGCGGCAGTTGCGGGGCTTCTTGGTGGCCTTCTGGTTCTGATCTCCGCCATCTGGCTCTTTGTGCCCGTGGCGCTGGCGATCGCGGGGATCTTCCTGGATGAGGTGGCGGAAGCTGTGGAGCACCGCCATTATCCCGGCCTTCCACCAGCGGAGGGGTCTTCCCTGCACGGGCAGGTCTGGGCCGGTCTGATGCTGGGCCTGAAGATGCTGGGTGTAACCATCCTGGTACTGCCTGTGACGATCTTGATGCCGCCACTGGGAACACTGGCTTTCTGGGCCATTGCCACCGTCTCGCTCGGCTATGGCCTGTTCGATGGCGTGGCGCAGCGGCGCATGTCGGTGGAGCAGTCGCGCATCCTGCGCCGCGCATTGCGTTTCCCTGTGCTGGCCTTGGGCGGAGTGCTCGCGGCGCTGTCCCTGGTGCCGATCGTCAACCTGATGGTGCCGGTGCTCGGCACCGCGGCCATGACGCATCTGCTGCACCGCGCCAGCACCACGCCACGGACGCGCGCACCCACAAAGGCCCTGAAGGCTTAG
- a CDS encoding LysR family transcriptional regulator, whose protein sequence is MRLDADDLATFVQVVDCGTLTAAALRLGLAKSVVSKRVAALEAQLGVRLLHRAPRRMTATEAGALLHARARTLLAQLDSLAEDISAQAGTLRGSIRMAGPMSFGTRCLGPAISSFMCRYEQIEISLDLDDRHVDLLAGGYDLAVRIGRLGDSSLRSRRLGTSHRVLCCSAGYAERVGLPQSLEDLSTHACLGYANVPSGHIWRFMPKGGGEHRSVVVRGRLTVNTGEALLDAARAGLGLTMLPSFMVGQEVAAGQLMPVSLPGWVPVPDIIHVVYPETPMLPLKLRALIEHLAGAITEPFPWDTALALQALPPRPPKR, encoded by the coding sequence ATGCGGCTCGATGCGGATGACCTCGCCACCTTTGTGCAAGTCGTGGATTGCGGCACCCTGACCGCCGCGGCACTGCGGCTGGGGCTGGCGAAGTCGGTCGTCAGCAAACGTGTGGCGGCGCTGGAGGCACAGTTGGGCGTCCGGCTGCTGCACCGCGCGCCCCGACGCATGACGGCGACCGAGGCCGGCGCTCTGCTGCATGCCCGCGCCCGCACCCTGCTGGCGCAGCTGGACAGCCTGGCGGAGGATATCTCGGCCCAGGCCGGCACGCTGCGCGGCAGCATCCGCATGGCCGGGCCCATGAGCTTCGGAACACGCTGCCTCGGCCCCGCCATCTCCAGCTTCATGTGCCGCTATGAGCAGATCGAGATTTCGCTGGACCTTGATGACCGGCATGTGGACCTGCTGGCCGGGGGCTACGACCTGGCGGTGCGGATCGGCCGGCTTGGCGATTCATCGTTACGGTCGCGCCGCCTGGGCACCAGCCACCGGGTGCTCTGCTGCTCGGCCGGCTATGCGGAGCGGGTGGGGCTGCCTCAGTCGCTGGAGGATCTCTCCACCCATGCCTGCCTGGGTTATGCCAATGTTCCCTCCGGCCATATCTGGCGCTTCATGCCAAAGGGTGGCGGCGAGCATCGCTCGGTCGTGGTCCGCGGGCGCTTGACGGTCAACACCGGGGAGGCGCTGCTGGACGCCGCGCGGGCGGGGCTGGGGCTGACCATGCTGCCCAGCTTCATGGTGGGACAAGAAGTGGCGGCGGGCCAGCTGATGCCTGTGTCGCTTCCCGGCTGGGTGCCGGTGCCCGACATCATCCATGTCGTCTATCCGGAAACCCCGATGCTGCCGCTGAAGCTGCGTGCCTTGATCGAGCATCTGGCGGGCGCAATCACCGAGCCTTTTCCATGGGACACCGCCCTTGCCCTGCAGGCGCTACCACCGCGCCCTCCAAAGCGTTAA
- the wrbA gene encoding NAD(P)H:quinone oxidoreductase gives MPKILVLYYSSYGHIETMANAVAEGALTVPGVELVVKRVPELVPEEVARNAHFKLDQPAPVATVNELVDYDAIIIGTPTRYGRMPSQMANFLDQTGGLWFQDKLVGKVGSVFTSTASQHGGQETTILSTIVNLMHFGMIIVGLPYTDKRLTDVSAVSGGTPYGASTIANGDGSRLPTEAELGMAQSQGRHVAEVTAALVRGRAA, from the coding sequence ATGCCCAAGATCCTTGTCCTGTATTATTCCAGCTACGGCCATATCGAGACCATGGCGAACGCCGTGGCCGAGGGTGCGCTCACCGTGCCCGGTGTAGAGCTGGTGGTGAAGCGTGTGCCGGAGCTGGTGCCGGAGGAGGTGGCCAGGAACGCCCATTTCAAGCTGGACCAGCCCGCCCCGGTCGCGACGGTCAATGAACTGGTCGACTACGACGCCATCATCATCGGTACGCCCACCCGCTACGGCCGTATGCCCAGCCAGATGGCCAACTTCCTCGACCAGACCGGCGGGCTCTGGTTCCAGGACAAGCTGGTGGGCAAGGTCGGCTCGGTCTTCACCTCGACCGCCAGCCAGCACGGCGGGCAGGAAACGACCATCCTCTCCACCATCGTCAATCTGATGCATTTCGGCATGATCATCGTGGGCCTGCCCTATACCGATAAGCGCCTGACGGATGTCTCCGCCGTCTCCGGCGGCACGCCCTATGGCGCCTCCACGATCGCGAATGGCGATGGCTCCCGGCTGCCAACCGAGGCTGAACTGGGTATGGCGCAGAGCCAGGGCCGCCATGTCGCAGAGGTGACCGCCGCGCTGGTCCGTGGCCGCGCGGCCTGA
- a CDS encoding ring-cleaving dioxygenase: MQLHGIHHLTAISADARGNHDFYTRILGMRLVKKSVNQDDVSAYHLFYADGQATPGTDLTFFDWPTSPERRGTNSITRTALRVNGAGALEYWAGRLEEHQVPHGPVAEVDGRLELPFEDFEGQRLALIDDGGSGPAHPWERSPAPAEWQIRGLGPITMSVARPEQSDAFATKVMAMRLDHVAEGADGVTTRVYAMGEGGPAAELHMRVEPGLPHHQPGAGSVHHVAFRVRDDEYEYWVRRFETLGLRSSGPVDRYYFRSLYVREPSGILYEIATDGPGFATDEPMEALGERLALPPFLEPRRAEIERGLKPIQA, from the coding sequence ATGCAGCTCCATGGCATTCACCACCTGACGGCCATCTCGGCCGACGCGCGTGGCAACCACGATTTCTACACCCGCATCCTTGGCATGCGGCTGGTGAAGAAAAGCGTCAACCAGGACGATGTCAGCGCCTACCATCTCTTCTACGCGGATGGGCAGGCGACACCCGGCACCGACCTGACCTTCTTCGACTGGCCGACCTCGCCGGAGCGGCGCGGCACCAACAGCATCACCCGCACGGCGCTGCGGGTGAATGGCGCCGGCGCCCTGGAATACTGGGCCGGGCGCCTGGAGGAGCATCAGGTACCGCATGGCCCGGTGGCCGAGGTGGATGGCCGGCTGGAACTGCCCTTCGAGGATTTCGAGGGGCAGCGGCTGGCCCTGATCGATGATGGCGGCAGCGGCCCGGCGCATCCCTGGGAGCGGAGCCCGGCGCCGGCCGAATGGCAGATTCGCGGCCTCGGCCCCATTACCATGAGTGTCGCGCGGCCCGAGCAGTCCGATGCTTTCGCCACCAAGGTCATGGCGATGCGGCTGGATCATGTGGCCGAAGGTGCCGATGGCGTGACGACACGCGTCTATGCCATGGGGGAGGGCGGTCCGGCCGCGGAGTTGCACATGCGCGTCGAGCCCGGCCTGCCGCACCACCAGCCGGGCGCTGGCAGCGTGCACCACGTCGCCTTCCGCGTGCGGGATGATGAATACGAATACTGGGTCAGGCGCTTTGAAACCCTGGGCCTGCGTTCGAGCGGCCCCGTGGACCGCTATTATTTCCGCAGCCTGTATGTGCGGGAGCCCTCAGGCATCCTCTATGAGATCGCCACGGACGGGCCCGGCTTCGCGACTGACGAGCCGATGGAGGCGCTGGGTGAGCGTCTGGCCCTGCCGCCGTTCCTGGAGCCGCGCCGGGCGGAGATCGAGCGGGGGCTGAAGCCTATCCAGGCTTGA
- the gltA gene encoding citrate synthase yields the protein MSNSAKGTVTVTLDGSGKSTTLPLIHGTIGPDVFDIRKLYSDLGVFTFDPGYGGTAACESNITYIDGDEGVLLYRGYPIEQLAEKSNFLEVSYLLLNGELPTPEQMKVFQHGVTMHTMVHEQLRRFFDGFRRDAHPMAILCGVVGALSAFYHDSLDINDPAQREISAFRLIAKVPTIAAWAYKYSIGQPFMYPRNDLSYAENFLYMLNAVPAEEWKPNPVLSRAMDRILVLHADHEQNASTSTVRLAGSTGANPFACVAAGIAALWGPAHGGANEAVLKMLGEIGSVDNIPAFIEKVKDKNSGVKLMGFGHRVYKNFDPRAKIMQATCHEVLSELGIKDEPLLDLAMALEKIALEDDYFVSRKLYPNVDFYSGIILKAMGIPTHMFTVLFAVARTVGWVSQWKEMIEDPSQRIGRPRQIYLGAEARDYPASR from the coding sequence ATGAGCAACTCGGCAAAAGGCACCGTCACAGTCACCCTAGATGGATCCGGCAAAAGCACGACCCTTCCGCTGATCCACGGGACCATCGGCCCGGATGTCTTCGACATCCGCAAGCTCTACAGCGATCTCGGCGTCTTCACCTTCGATCCCGGCTACGGCGGCACGGCGGCCTGCGAAAGCAACATCACCTATATCGATGGTGACGAAGGTGTTCTGCTCTATCGCGGCTACCCGATCGAGCAGCTGGCCGAGAAAAGCAACTTCCTCGAGGTTTCCTACCTGCTGCTCAACGGCGAGTTGCCGACGCCGGAGCAGATGAAGGTATTCCAGCACGGCGTCACCATGCACACCATGGTGCATGAGCAGCTGCGCCGCTTCTTCGACGGCTTCCGCCGCGACGCACACCCGATGGCGATCCTCTGCGGTGTCGTCGGCGCCCTGTCGGCTTTCTACCATGACAGCCTGGACATCAACGACCCGGCGCAGCGCGAGATCAGCGCCTTCCGCCTGATCGCCAAGGTGCCGACCATCGCCGCCTGGGCCTACAAGTATTCTATCGGCCAGCCCTTCATGTACCCGCGGAACGATCTCAGCTACGCTGAGAACTTCCTGTACATGCTGAACGCCGTGCCGGCGGAGGAATGGAAGCCGAACCCCGTCCTCTCCCGCGCCATGGACCGCATCCTGGTCCTGCATGCGGACCACGAGCAGAATGCCTCCACCTCCACGGTGCGCCTGGCGGGCTCGACCGGCGCCAATCCCTTCGCCTGCGTCGCCGCCGGCATCGCCGCGCTCTGGGGTCCCGCGCATGGCGGCGCCAATGAGGCGGTGCTGAAGATGCTTGGCGAAATCGGCAGCGTCGACAACATCCCGGCCTTCATCGAGAAGGTGAAGGACAAGAACAGCGGCGTGAAGCTGATGGGCTTCGGGCACCGCGTCTACAAGAACTTCGACCCGCGCGCGAAGATCATGCAGGCGACCTGCCACGAGGTTCTGAGCGAGCTGGGCATCAAGGACGAGCCGCTGCTCGACCTCGCCATGGCGCTGGAGAAGATCGCGCTGGAGGACGATTATTTCGTCAGCCGCAAGCTCTACCCGAATGTGGACTTCTATTCCGGCATCATCCTGAAGGCGATGGGCATCCCGACCCACATGTTCACCGTGCTCTTCGCGGTGGCGCGCACCGTGGGCTGGGTGAGCCAGTGGAAGGAGATGATCGAGGACCCGTCCCAGCGCATCGGCCGCCCGCGCCAGATCTATCTGGGCGCCGAGGCGCGGGACTATCCCGCCTCCCGTTAA
- a CDS encoding thermonuclease family protein, protein MLIGAAVSFAGLALVGLGLPTNLFGSAPAEQDWTVPAASVRVVDGDTLRLDDRVIRLSGLLSPERGQTCRTAQGAGFDCGAMAAQALARLVQGRDLTCHLRGRDRFGRATGICQTGDVTLNAALVSSGWALAENETLAPLEAAARQGGQGLWSNLSGAPEAWRQRR, encoded by the coding sequence GTGCTGATTGGCGCCGCCGTCTCTTTCGCCGGCCTCGCGCTGGTCGGTCTGGGGCTTCCCACCAACCTCTTCGGCTCTGCCCCCGCCGAGCAGGACTGGACCGTTCCGGCCGCCAGTGTGCGCGTGGTGGATGGCGACACCCTCCGGCTGGACGACCGCGTGATACGCCTTTCCGGCCTGCTTTCCCCTGAGCGGGGACAGACCTGCCGGACCGCCCAGGGCGCCGGTTTCGACTGCGGCGCCATGGCGGCGCAGGCGCTGGCGCGGCTGGTGCAGGGGCGTGACCTGACCTGCCATCTGCGCGGGCGCGACCGCTTCGGCCGGGCCACGGGCATCTGTCAGACGGGTGATGTGACGCTCAACGCTGCGCTGGTTTCCTCCGGCTGGGCTCTTGCGGAGAATGAAACACTGGCGCCGCTGGAAGCAGCCGCGCGGCAAGGTGGCCAGGGCCTGTGGTCAAACCTGTCGGGTGCGCCGGAGGCCTGGCGACAAAGGCGCTGA
- a CDS encoding CHAD domain-containing protein: MSDPAAIPEMPAPAAPQPPAPPPEPSPEPPLELELELPPEVLPQLLRHPALADCPGLRARGTAGDCVWLDSAEGRLARLGQTVEAPGKGPRRHLLVLPPPGFSPPGAAPVLLAEDVVGAAPGSTDGEVLLPLAAFEGRRVEAECGGVRLVLRHGNLRCVAAEAPVARLVLSGPAAEVLSLGSALARDLPVLPAVAGLAETARALSRQERPRPRRQGPPDLHTAETVEEALSLAIAHLTEVLLAQSSRLLPEDSHEGVHQSRVATRRLRSCLKQFRPALDGTALRALDAMLRDLAQAMGEARDLDVFLMNLGAELEAAIGPDDRRLGALLRKARARRQAAYAALREMLTGPGFRQLIWAAARLSVLREWGSDAPPDHDTKLRPFAAATLSRRWRRLRRRGEKIESLDAEGLHELRLEAKRLRYAAELFAPLWPGKTSRRFIKRLSAVQEALGLANDTHVARALVAGLAGRHGAGSWAIGLAEGFALAKGAGARSKALAAWGRMQGISRFWDS; this comes from the coding sequence ATGAGCGACCCGGCCGCCATACCCGAAATGCCCGCCCCCGCAGCCCCGCAACCACCGGCCCCGCCGCCAGAGCCATCACCAGAACCGCCACTGGAACTGGAACTGGAGCTGCCGCCGGAGGTTCTGCCGCAGCTCCTCCGCCATCCGGCCCTGGCGGACTGTCCGGGCCTGCGCGCACGCGGCACGGCCGGCGACTGCGTCTGGCTGGATAGCGCCGAAGGCCGCCTGGCGCGGCTGGGCCAGACGGTGGAAGCACCGGGCAAGGGACCGCGCAGGCATCTTCTGGTGCTTCCCCCGCCAGGCTTCTCCCCACCCGGCGCGGCGCCAGTGCTGCTGGCAGAGGATGTGGTAGGGGCGGCGCCGGGCTCGACGGATGGCGAGGTGCTGCTGCCGCTGGCCGCTTTCGAGGGCCGGCGGGTGGAGGCCGAATGCGGCGGGGTGCGGCTGGTGCTGCGCCATGGCAATCTGCGCTGCGTGGCGGCCGAAGCCCCCGTGGCGCGCCTGGTACTGAGTGGCCCGGCGGCGGAGGTACTCTCGCTGGGCAGCGCCCTGGCGCGGGACCTGCCGGTGCTGCCCGCCGTCGCCGGACTGGCGGAGACGGCCCGCGCCCTCTCCCGCCAGGAGCGCCCCCGCCCCCGCCGCCAGGGTCCGCCGGATCTCCACACGGCCGAGACGGTGGAGGAGGCGCTCAGCCTCGCCATCGCGCATCTGACCGAGGTGCTGCTGGCGCAGTCCAGCCGGCTGCTACCGGAGGACAGTCATGAAGGGGTGCACCAGTCCCGTGTCGCGACCCGCCGGCTGCGCTCCTGCCTGAAGCAGTTCCGTCCGGCGCTCGACGGCACGGCGCTGCGGGCGCTGGACGCCATGCTGCGCGACCTTGCCCAGGCCATGGGCGAGGCTCGCGACCTGGATGTCTTCCTGATGAACCTCGGTGCCGAGCTGGAGGCCGCCATCGGCCCTGATGACCGGCGGCTGGGGGCCCTGCTCCGCAAGGCCCGCGCCCGGCGTCAGGCCGCCTATGCGGCCCTGCGGGAGATGCTGACCGGACCCGGCTTCCGCCAGTTGATCTGGGCCGCTGCCCGGCTGTCCGTGTTGCGGGAATGGGGCAGCGACGCGCCGCCCGACCACGACACGAAGCTGCGCCCCTTCGCGGCCGCCACCCTTTCGCGCCGCTGGCGGCGGCTGCGCCGGCGCGGCGAGAAAATCGAGTCGCTGGATGCGGAGGGCCTGCACGAACTGCGGCTGGAGGCGAAGCGTCTTCGTTATGCCGCCGAGCTTTTCGCCCCGCTCTGGCCGGGCAAGACGAGTCGGCGCTTCATCAAGCGGCTCTCCGCCGTGCAGGAGGCCCTGGGGCTGGCGAATGACACGCATGTCGCCCGCGCTCTGGTCGCGGGGTTGGCGGGGCGACACGGCGCGGGCTCCTGGGCCATCGGCTTGGCGGAAGGCTTTGCCCTGGCCAAAGGGGCAGGTGCGCGTTCCAAGGCACTGGCGGCATGGGGCCGGATGCAGGGCATTTCGCGGTTTTGGGACAGCTGA